A stretch of Paenibacillus sp. URB8-2 DNA encodes these proteins:
- a CDS encoding response regulator transcription factor — translation MTTILIVEDDRLLLEGLSYTLEKEQYEVLAAGSYKEGADYLQSHNIHLAILDIRLPDGSGAELCREIRRSSVIPVIFLTANDTEPEIVAGFDLGADDYIAKPFSMEVLLRRLKAVLRRAGDDEAGLERSFMYKDLKINFNKMMVFKNGEELKLTTTEFRLIEALAQNSGQVMTREMLLNRLWDQSGNFVDENTLSVNIKRLRDKLEDDPKNCRYIKTVFGIGYTWGDG, via the coding sequence ATGACCACCATTTTGATCGTAGAAGATGACCGGCTGCTGCTTGAGGGGTTGTCCTATACACTGGAAAAAGAACAATACGAGGTGCTTGCAGCCGGCTCTTACAAAGAGGGCGCCGATTATCTACAATCACACAACATTCATCTCGCTATTCTGGATATCCGATTGCCCGATGGCAGCGGCGCCGAATTGTGCAGAGAGATCCGCCGAAGCTCGGTCATTCCCGTTATCTTCCTCACAGCCAATGATACGGAGCCGGAAATCGTTGCGGGATTTGACCTTGGGGCGGATGATTATATAGCCAAGCCATTCAGCATGGAGGTGCTTCTGCGGCGCTTAAAGGCCGTCCTGAGAAGAGCCGGAGACGATGAAGCCGGGCTGGAGCGTTCCTTTATGTATAAGGACTTGAAGATCAACTTTAATAAAATGATGGTATTTAAAAATGGAGAAGAGCTGAAGCTGACAACGACCGAGTTCCGGTTGATTGAAGCGCTCGCTCAGAACAGCGGGCAGGTCATGACCCGCGAGATGCTGCTTAACCGGCTGTGGGACCAGTCCGGGAATTTCGTCGATGAGAACACGCTCAGCGTTAATATCAAAAGGCTGCGGGACAAGCTTGAAGATGACCCCAAAAACTGCCGGTACATCAAAACGGTATTTGGCATCGGTTATACGTGGGGTGACGGATGA
- a CDS encoding PadR family transcriptional regulator: MAMNRELMKGSTATMLLMLLNGRPLYGYELIKELERKSEGTFALKEGTLYPILHAMEGEDWVKAYWETVEGRKRKYYQITDKGKRILEEKKREWALFRNAVDSVLGNGGI; the protein is encoded by the coding sequence ATGGCAATGAACAGGGAACTTATGAAAGGCAGCACCGCTACGATGTTGCTCATGCTGCTAAACGGCAGACCGCTGTATGGCTATGAGCTGATTAAAGAACTGGAAAGAAAATCGGAAGGGACATTCGCGCTGAAGGAAGGAACACTTTACCCCATCTTGCATGCCATGGAAGGTGAGGATTGGGTTAAGGCTTATTGGGAAACCGTCGAAGGGCGTAAACGGAAATACTACCAAATCACGGACAAAGGCAAGCGGATTTTGGAAGAAAAGAAACGCGAATGGGCGTTATTCCGCAATGCCGTCGATTCCGTATTGGGGAATGGAGGGATTTGA
- a CDS encoding ABC transporter permease produces the protein MYHLGLLSEYLKNYMKTRLTYRADFWVEVLSDLLFQATNLIFIFVIFMHTNSLAGWSQNEVVFVYGFFMLPWGVFACFVNMWNFSERYIVKGEMDRILTRPAHNLFQIFLENVDPPSLIGSLVGLFIMAVSGLNLGLPFEWWTIPALILLTISASAIYMGIYTTLTALSFFSDAPTGIIPLMYNIQSYGRYPVTIYNRAIQVLLTWILPFAFVGVYPAGLFLQREEMTRMALLTPVMGAIFVSIGLFVWSRGVRKYKGAGS, from the coding sequence ATGTACCACTTAGGACTGCTGTCGGAATATTTGAAAAATTACATGAAGACCCGGCTGACCTACCGTGCGGATTTTTGGGTTGAGGTGCTTTCGGATCTATTATTTCAGGCGACGAATCTGATTTTTATCTTTGTCATTTTTATGCATACGAACAGCCTTGCAGGGTGGAGCCAGAACGAGGTGGTCTTCGTTTACGGCTTTTTCATGTTGCCTTGGGGGGTGTTCGCCTGTTTCGTGAATATGTGGAATTTCAGCGAGCGCTATATCGTCAAAGGGGAAATGGATCGTATTTTAACGCGTCCCGCACACAATCTGTTTCAGATATTTCTGGAAAATGTGGACCCGCCCTCGCTAATCGGCTCGTTGGTCGGACTGTTTATTATGGCGGTCAGCGGCTTGAATTTAGGACTGCCGTTCGAGTGGTGGACCATTCCGGCGTTAATTCTGCTGACGATCAGCGCTTCGGCCATTTATATGGGAATCTATACAACTCTGACGGCGCTGTCTTTCTTCTCGGACGCTCCCACCGGCATCATTCCGCTGATGTACAACATCCAGTCTTACGGCCGCTATCCGGTGACGATTTACAACCGGGCGATTCAGGTGCTGCTCACCTGGATTCTGCCGTTCGCCTTTGTGGGCGTCTATCCGGCGGGGCTGTTCCTTCAGCGGGAAGAGATGACGCGGATGGCGCTGCTGACTCCGGTCATGGGCGCAATCTTTGTCAGTATCGGCTTGTTTGTCTGGAGCCGGGGAGTGCGGAAATATAAGGGCGCGGGGTCCTGA
- a CDS encoding FtsW/RodA/SpoVE family cell cycle protein: protein MSRSDAFEVYLDRVCAQVGARELHGELRMELANHLEELAGEREVMGFEKEDAAKWALEQMGDPETVGRNLHRVHKPRMNWRLLAVVLMFAAIGLSGMLSLAATQVNSVTDEFYGRLASNHIHYLVMGTVLMLGLAFFDYRKLRRYSWALYVVTLIGMMAVFFSDVSMNGAKGWIKVSGFAIDVFGWSPYTLLVALAGMWTSDRSSSPWAYRLKKRYGPLMILFPCLIYAVGDALTELVIFTAVSLMVYARSNGGWRRSIITISGLVTAVLLYAWQEPAYRLGMMAAFDPRSVPKRASYMIINLRETMASAGWWGHGFGALREQLPYVYSDMFFPYLIYTFGYLAGLALAGVIVWFIAQAVLAWRTVRDPFGKILFTGMSLLLILPFVYGLLLLTGHVLILGLPLPFLSYGGSHLLAEFGALGLLLSIYRRKDTLPRGEDYSSIGREYANQPK from the coding sequence GTGAGTAGATCGGATGCATTTGAGGTATATCTGGATAGAGTCTGCGCACAGGTCGGTGCTCGTGAGCTTCACGGTGAGCTGCGAATGGAGTTGGCAAACCATCTGGAAGAACTGGCGGGGGAACGGGAAGTTATGGGTTTCGAGAAAGAAGACGCTGCCAAGTGGGCGCTGGAGCAGATGGGTGACCCAGAAACTGTTGGAAGGAATTTGCACCGAGTACATAAGCCGCGAATGAATTGGAGATTACTTGCCGTGGTTCTAATGTTTGCGGCAATCGGATTGTCGGGCATGCTATCCCTTGCCGCCACTCAAGTGAACTCCGTAACCGACGAGTTTTATGGAAGGCTGGCCTCTAATCACATTCATTATCTGGTTATGGGTACCGTATTAATGCTTGGGCTGGCTTTCTTCGACTATCGCAAGCTCCGGCGTTATTCCTGGGCTTTGTACGTCGTGACTTTAATCGGTATGATGGCCGTGTTTTTTTCTGATGTATCTATGAACGGTGCCAAGGGCTGGATCAAAGTCTCGGGCTTTGCCATCGATGTTTTTGGCTGGAGTCCATATACTCTTCTGGTCGCTCTGGCCGGAATGTGGACTTCTGACCGGAGTTCGTCTCCCTGGGCTTATCGCTTAAAAAAACGCTATGGACCTTTAATGATTCTATTTCCTTGTTTGATCTACGCTGTCGGAGACGCATTGACGGAATTAGTCATATTCACGGCAGTTTCGTTGATGGTTTATGCCAGGTCAAATGGCGGATGGCGCCGTTCAATTATTACTATCTCAGGGCTGGTGACCGCTGTATTATTATATGCGTGGCAAGAACCTGCTTACAGGCTCGGTATGATGGCTGCTTTTGATCCGCGCAGTGTTCCTAAGCGTGCCAGCTACATGATTATCAATCTTCGGGAAACAATGGCTTCGGCAGGGTGGTGGGGACACGGGTTTGGCGCACTCAGGGAACAACTTCCATACGTGTATTCCGACATGTTTTTCCCCTATTTGATTTACACATTCGGTTACTTGGCGGGTCTTGCACTTGCAGGAGTAATAGTATGGTTCATTGCGCAAGCGGTGCTGGCCTGGAGGACTGTCCGCGATCCTTTCGGCAAGATACTTTTTACGGGCATGTCGCTGCTTCTGATCCTTCCTTTTGTATACGGTTTGCTTTTGTTGACCGGTCATGTTCTTATCCTCGGTTTGCCGTTGCCCTTTTTAAGCTACGGAGGCAGTCATCTGCTGGCTGAGTTTGGGGCACTCGGTTTACTGCTAAGTATTTACCGCAGGAAAGATACATTGCCTCGCGGTGAGGATTATTCATCAATCGGAAGGGAATATGCTAATCAACCCAAATGA
- a CDS encoding ABC transporter permease has product MLEAYFDFIRIRFLTMLAYRLNYYTGILIYSLNIGVNYFTWKAIYGQGESLGGFTAAQMTTYVAVSWMARAFYFNNLDREISTDIRDGSIAIQFIRPYNYVLAKMMQGLGEGMFRFMLFMIPGMALAMLLFPVRLPHDPAAWAGFLVMLFFSFLINSQINIITGLLAFFVENNEGLMRMKRVVVDLFSGLIIPISLFPGWLSSILKLLPFQAITYLPGSVFTGRVQGVGIWNVFGIQIIWFAVLLIPLFWLYRAARQRLFVQGG; this is encoded by the coding sequence CTGCTTGAGGCGTACTTCGATTTTATCCGCATCCGCTTTCTGACCATGCTGGCCTACCGGCTGAATTATTACACAGGAATCCTGATCTATTCCCTCAACATCGGCGTCAATTATTTCACCTGGAAAGCCATTTACGGACAGGGAGAGTCACTGGGCGGCTTCACCGCGGCGCAGATGACAACTTATGTTGCCGTATCGTGGATGGCGAGAGCGTTCTATTTCAATAATCTCGACAGAGAAATTTCAACGGACATACGCGACGGAAGCATTGCCATCCAGTTTATCAGGCCCTACAATTATGTTCTTGCCAAAATGATGCAGGGTCTCGGAGAGGGAATGTTCCGCTTTATGCTGTTTATGATCCCGGGCATGGCGCTTGCCATGCTGCTGTTTCCGGTGCGTCTTCCGCATGACCCGGCGGCGTGGGCAGGCTTCTTGGTCATGCTGTTTTTCAGCTTTTTGATCAATTCGCAGATTAACATTATTACCGGGCTGCTGGCTTTTTTCGTGGAGAATAACGAAGGGCTGATGCGCATGAAACGCGTCGTTGTCGATCTGTTCTCCGGTCTGATCATTCCGATCAGTCTGTTCCCGGGCTGGCTGTCTTCCATACTCAAACTGCTGCCGTTCCAGGCGATTACCTATCTGCCGGGCTCTGTCTTTACCGGGCGGGTGCAGGGTGTGGGGATTTGGAACGTATTCGGCATTCAGATCATCTGGTTTGCGGTTCTGCTGATTCCGCTGTTCTGGTTATACCGCGCGGCGCGGCAGCGCCTGTTCGTGCAGGGAGGTTGA
- a CDS encoding ABC transporter ATP-binding protein, translating to MAAIDVHDLRKTFKVQKNRGGLKGAFVDLFKREYNEVTAVKDISFQIPEGEICGYIGENGAGKSTTIKMLTGILVPTSGRLTVGGYVPYEEREKFVRNIGVVFGQRSQLWWDIGVIESFELLRKVYRVEETDYKKRLDELVERLELQELLNRPVRKLSLGQRMRCELVAALLHNPSIVFLDEPTIGLDIVVKSEIRSFLKDMNREHGTTILLTTHDLQDIEALCSRVIMLDDGSIIYDGGLDELKQRWGTGREVVFQFGTATKLNRLELLTEGMPVKWTAENNLGATVWIPLEMNVSDVLGRVVGQADITDIKIIETNTDDIVRSIYQSGSANKAEEATPALPREGAGHV from the coding sequence ATGGCGGCGATTGATGTACATGATTTGCGAAAAACCTTTAAAGTGCAAAAAAACCGCGGAGGTCTCAAAGGGGCCTTCGTTGATTTGTTTAAGCGGGAATACAACGAAGTAACTGCGGTCAAGGATATCTCGTTTCAAATTCCGGAGGGTGAAATCTGCGGATATATCGGCGAGAATGGTGCCGGAAAGTCGACGACGATTAAAATGCTGACCGGTATTCTGGTCCCGACTTCCGGGCGTTTGACTGTAGGCGGCTATGTGCCTTATGAAGAGCGCGAGAAATTCGTCCGCAACATCGGCGTTGTATTCGGCCAGCGAAGCCAGCTCTGGTGGGATATCGGCGTAATCGAATCATTCGAGCTTCTGCGCAAGGTGTACCGCGTGGAAGAAACCGATTACAAAAAGCGTCTGGACGAGCTGGTAGAGAGGCTTGAGCTGCAGGAGCTGCTGAACCGCCCTGTACGCAAGCTCAGTCTCGGTCAGCGGATGCGCTGCGAGCTGGTTGCGGCCCTGCTGCATAATCCGTCCATCGTATTTCTCGACGAACCGACGATTGGCCTGGATATAGTGGTCAAGTCTGAAATCCGTTCGTTCCTGAAGGATATGAACCGCGAGCATGGCACGACTATTCTGCTTACAACCCATGACTTGCAGGACATTGAGGCGCTCTGTTCGCGGGTGATTATGCTCGATGACGGGAGCATTATTTACGACGGCGGGCTCGATGAGCTGAAGCAGCGCTGGGGAACGGGCCGCGAAGTGGTATTTCAGTTTGGAACCGCCACAAAGCTTAACCGTCTGGAACTGCTGACCGAAGGTATGCCTGTAAAATGGACAGCCGAGAACAATCTGGGCGCTACGGTATGGATTCCGCTGGAAATGAACGTGTCTGACGTTCTCGGCCGGGTTGTCGGACAAGCCGATATCACGGATATCAAGATTATTGAAACGAATACGGACGATATCGTCCGCAGTATTTACCAGTCCGGGTCTGCGAATAAGGCGGAAGAGGCGACTCCGGCGCTGCCTCGGGAAGGAGCCGGGCATGTTTAA
- a CDS encoding DUF4395 domain-containing protein, with amino-acid sequence MPDTSRGIPRPLVRANQSVIVLSVLLTWFTGFYWFLAIPLAAGLLGLLFRYNPVISLSARFLRKDRSAYVLEDPEQQQFNQSIAVICLAAGLVSHLAGWLTAAYIFTAIVGTAALVAILGFCIGCFIHYQWKMYLYKRRQGSSH; translated from the coding sequence ATGCCCGATACGTCAAGGGGGATTCCCAGACCGCTGGTCCGGGCCAACCAATCGGTTATCGTTCTGTCCGTGTTGTTAACCTGGTTTACCGGTTTTTACTGGTTTCTGGCTATACCGCTGGCAGCAGGGCTGCTCGGTCTATTGTTTCGGTACAATCCGGTTATCAGCCTCTCTGCCCGGTTTCTGCGGAAAGACCGCTCCGCGTATGTTCTCGAAGACCCGGAGCAGCAGCAGTTCAATCAAAGCATAGCCGTCATCTGTCTCGCTGCCGGACTTGTCAGTCATCTTGCCGGTTGGTTAACCGCGGCGTATATCTTCACCGCTATTGTAGGTACCGCCGCCTTAGTAGCCATACTCGGCTTCTGCATCGGCTGCTTCATCCACTACCAATGGAAAATGTACTTGTACAAACGCCGGCAGGGCAGTTCGCATTAA
- a CDS encoding winged helix-turn-helix transcriptional regulator → MKNFEMCPRFEKAVDLLSKRWVALIVFVLIPGPCRFGEIESCLSNLSGKVLSDRLKELENEGIVQRTVYPDIPVRIEYSLTAKGTALAPILKEIGNWSSEWVELGAGSPS, encoded by the coding sequence ATGAAAAATTTTGAAATGTGTCCCCGCTTTGAAAAAGCAGTCGATCTGCTAAGCAAGCGTTGGGTCGCGCTGATCGTATTTGTATTGATTCCCGGCCCATGCCGGTTTGGCGAAATTGAAAGCTGTTTGTCCAACCTAAGCGGCAAAGTACTGTCCGACCGTTTGAAGGAATTGGAAAATGAAGGCATTGTTCAGAGAACAGTCTATCCCGATATTCCGGTAAGAATCGAGTATTCCCTAACTGCTAAGGGAACGGCACTTGCACCTATTTTGAAGGAGATTGGCAACTGGTCCTCGGAATGGGTTGAGCTTGGAGCCGGAAGTCCCTCTTGA
- a CDS encoding DHA2 family efflux MFS transporter permease subunit produces MPILVSLLLSGFIGMFSETALNVALSDLMKALNITPTTAQWLTTAYLLTLGILVPLSGLLIQRFTTRQLFIASLAFSIIGTALAASSPNFEFLLIARVVQAMGTALLLPLMFNTILVLIPPEERGAAMGMIGLVIMVAPATGPTIAGLLIERLSWHWIFWMSLPFLVIALIFGMVFMQNITKVTKPAIDWLSILLSSVGFGGVVYGFSSAGEEDGWNSLKVWIAIAVGAISLILFVWRQLTMKQPLMDLKVFKYPMFVVGLLLIFICMIVILAAMLILPLYLINGQGYSAFKAGLLLLPGGLINGLFSPLMGRLFDKFGPKWLVIPGLAIVAATLWLFSDINAASTVAFTIVLHSALMIGISMVFMPAQTNGINQLPLELYPHGTAIMNTLQQVAGAIGTALAISIMTAGTNSYLKSVENPQDPAVQLAAFTQGVQHAFIFAMSLTIAGLILAFFLKRVAVRHPHEGAMH; encoded by the coding sequence ATGCCGATCCTGGTTTCGCTGCTGCTCAGCGGCTTTATCGGCATGTTCAGTGAAACGGCGCTTAATGTCGCGCTTAGCGACTTGATGAAAGCACTGAATATTACGCCGACTACGGCGCAGTGGCTGACTACCGCATATTTATTGACGCTGGGGATTCTGGTCCCCCTCTCGGGGTTGTTGATTCAGCGGTTCACGACGAGGCAATTATTTATCGCGTCCCTGGCTTTTTCGATTATCGGAACGGCTCTGGCCGCCTCTTCACCGAATTTTGAATTTTTGCTGATCGCCCGGGTCGTGCAGGCTATGGGAACGGCGCTCCTGCTGCCGCTCATGTTCAATACGATTCTGGTGCTGATTCCGCCTGAAGAAAGAGGAGCGGCAATGGGGATGATTGGGCTGGTCATCATGGTAGCCCCGGCCACCGGTCCGACGATCGCTGGTCTCCTTATCGAGAGACTGAGCTGGCACTGGATTTTCTGGATGTCGCTGCCGTTTCTCGTGATTGCGCTGATCTTTGGGATGGTCTTCATGCAAAATATAACGAAAGTGACCAAGCCCGCCATCGACTGGCTGTCGATTCTGCTGTCTTCCGTTGGCTTCGGGGGCGTCGTGTACGGCTTCAGCAGCGCCGGAGAAGAGGACGGCTGGAACAGCCTTAAAGTATGGATTGCCATTGCGGTCGGGGCGATCTCGCTGATTCTGTTCGTATGGCGCCAGCTTACGATGAAGCAGCCGCTGATGGATCTTAAGGTGTTCAAGTATCCGATGTTCGTCGTAGGCCTGCTGTTGATCTTTATCTGTATGATCGTCATTTTGGCCGCAATGCTGATTCTGCCGCTATATTTGATTAACGGACAGGGATACAGCGCGTTCAAGGCCGGGCTATTACTCCTGCCGGGCGGACTTATTAACGGCTTGTTTTCGCCGCTTATGGGCAGGCTGTTCGACAAATTCGGCCCAAAATGGCTGGTCATTCCGGGATTAGCCATTGTCGCCGCCACGCTGTGGCTGTTCTCGGACATTAATGCGGCTTCTACCGTGGCGTTCACTATCGTGCTGCACAGCGCGCTGATGATCGGGATATCGATGGTGTTTATGCCGGCCCAGACGAATGGAATCAACCAGCTTCCGCTTGAGCTGTATCCGCACGGCACAGCCATTATGAACACACTCCAGCAGGTGGCCGGTGCCATAGGCACCGCGCTCGCGATCAGCATCATGACGGCCGGAACGAACAGCTATCTGAAGAGCGTGGAGAATCCGCAAGACCCGGCCGTGCAGCTGGCTGCCTTTACGCAGGGGGTCCAGCACGCGTTTATTTTCGCCATGTCGCTGACCATCGCCGGCTTGATCCTTGCCTTCTTCCTGAAGCGTGTTGCCGTCCGCCATCCGCATGAAGGCGCTATGCACTAA
- a CDS encoding sensor histidine kinase: MIFRWAAVFALVSGLLVTLLLSFRPETPVLIGSFAYIACTGAIFAGFILSVRREMETVLEQLSEMIQGLIYRRDKEILSVTEDTLLSKLQSQVIQLTGILSVQKERYLKENREIKSLISDISHQLKTPLANLAMYSSLLDDPEISPDKRSEFTRRLKSQTDKLAWLLNSLIKLSRLESGIISIETEAKDLGNTVLAAIKQAFPAAENKNLTIEWRGGQGLVLPHDAKWTTEAIYNVIDNAIKYTDSGGNIIITLTGYDLFARIDIADNGQGISPEELNDIFKRFHRGTNAREAEGVGLGLYLTRKIITGQGGYIKTASEPGSGSTFSLFLPLDGLRVNSSQD; encoded by the coding sequence TTGATTTTTCGATGGGCGGCTGTATTTGCATTGGTATCCGGCCTGCTTGTCACGCTGCTGCTCTCCTTCCGCCCGGAAACTCCGGTCCTGATTGGCAGCTTCGCATATATAGCATGCACCGGCGCGATATTCGCGGGATTCATACTCTCCGTCCGCCGGGAAATGGAAACCGTCCTTGAACAGCTTTCAGAAATGATCCAGGGCCTCATCTACCGGCGGGATAAAGAGATACTTTCCGTCACCGAAGACACGCTGCTGTCCAAGCTGCAAAGCCAAGTCATTCAACTGACGGGGATTTTATCCGTTCAGAAAGAACGGTATCTAAAAGAAAACAGGGAGATCAAATCGCTGATCTCGGACATCTCCCACCAGCTCAAGACGCCTCTCGCCAATCTCGCCATGTACAGCAGCCTGCTCGACGACCCCGAAATATCTCCAGATAAACGTTCGGAGTTTACCCGGCGCTTGAAGAGCCAAACCGACAAGCTGGCGTGGCTGCTGAACAGCCTGATTAAATTATCGCGATTGGAATCCGGAATTATCTCTATCGAGACGGAAGCAAAAGACCTCGGCAATACGGTGCTTGCCGCCATTAAGCAGGCGTTTCCTGCGGCTGAGAATAAGAACTTAACGATCGAATGGAGGGGCGGACAGGGACTTGTGCTTCCCCATGACGCTAAATGGACGACTGAAGCCATCTATAACGTGATCGATAACGCGATAAAATACACCGATTCAGGCGGTAATATTATTATTACGCTCACAGGCTATGATCTGTTTGCTAGGATCGACATAGCGGATAACGGGCAGGGGATTTCCCCCGAAGAGCTAAACGACATATTCAAACGTTTCCATCGCGGGACAAACGCTAGGGAGGCGGAAGGCGTCGGACTCGGATTATATTTGACCCGCAAAATAATCACCGGACAGGGCGGATACATTAAAACCGCATCCGAACCGGGCAGCGGCAGCACCTTCTCGCTGTTCCTTCCGCTGGACGGGCTCCGGGTGAATTCAAGCCAGGACTAA
- a CDS encoding GTP cyclohydrolase II — protein MIKPEIVSILKNKIHTIDLNDSANILVGPITLPVNLNGETVTFKWYSWLHVTDEERLELAGEEMTEKLIGRLAGMKLADSQQSSVLVYGDFENADTALIRMHSICHTGDIFGSKRCDCGYQLHQSMKMIVENGSGALFYLANHEGRGIGLFSKAMAYLLQEEGYDTVEANLELGFEDDSRSYTDAISVLQHLRSKPVTLITNNPKKLKALKAAGMNAVKRVALWGDVSVFNEKYLRTKVIRSGHLEAQDGESLPGMIAR, from the coding sequence ATGATTAAACCTGAGATTGTCTCCATACTTAAAAATAAAATCCATACCATCGATCTGAACGACTCCGCCAACATCCTTGTCGGGCCGATTACGCTTCCGGTGAACCTGAACGGAGAGACCGTTACATTCAAGTGGTACAGCTGGCTCCACGTGACGGATGAAGAACGCCTGGAACTTGCGGGAGAGGAAATGACGGAGAAGCTGATCGGCCGCCTGGCCGGGATGAAGCTTGCCGACAGCCAGCAATCCAGTGTTTTGGTGTACGGGGATTTCGAGAATGCCGACACCGCGCTTATTCGGATGCACAGCATCTGCCATACGGGCGATATTTTCGGCAGCAAGCGCTGCGACTGCGGCTACCAGCTTCACCAGTCGATGAAGATGATCGTGGAGAACGGCTCCGGCGCTCTATTTTATCTGGCTAATCATGAGGGAAGAGGCATTGGGTTGTTCAGCAAGGCGATGGCTTACCTTCTGCAGGAAGAAGGCTATGACACGGTGGAAGCGAACCTGGAGCTGGGCTTTGAGGACGATTCCAGAAGCTATACGGACGCCATCAGCGTGCTTCAGCACCTGCGCAGCAAGCCAGTTACGCTTATCACCAATAATCCCAAGAAGCTGAAAGCGCTGAAGGCAGCAGGAATGAACGCTGTGAAGCGTGTGGCGCTATGGGGAGATGTGTCCGTTTTTAACGAGAAATATTTGCGCACGAAAGTAATCCGTTCCGGCCATCTTGAAGCGCAGGACGGGGAATCGCTGCCGGGAATGATAGCACGGTAA